The following is a genomic window from Burkholderia oklahomensis C6786.
CGACGCCGAGCAGCTCGGCGGCTTCCGGCAGATTCGGCGTGACGAGATCGGCGAGCGGCAGCAACGCGTTGCGCAGCGCGTCGACCGCGTCGGGCGCGAGGAGCGCGTGCGAGCTCTTCGAGATCATCACCGTGTCGAGCACGACGTGGCGCGGCGCGTAGCGTGCGAGCGCCGCCGCGACCGTGCGCACGATCGACGCGTTCGCGAGCATGCCGATCTTCACCGCGTCGATGCGGATGTCGTCGAACACGGCATCGAGCTGCGCGGCGACGAAGCCTGCGTCGGGCGCGTGCACGCCCGTCACGCCGCGCGTGTTCTGCGCGGTGAGCGCGGTGATCACGCTCGCGCCGTACGCGCCGAGCGCGGAGAAGGTCTTCAGGTCGGCCTGGATGCCTGCGCCGCCGCCGGAGTCGGAGCCGGCGATCGTGAGCGCGTTGGGAATCGGTCGGGTCATGGGCGGGATGCGTCGATGAAAAACGCGGGCGGAAGGCGCGGGCGGCGGCGCGGCGAATACGCGCCCGCACCGCGCATCAGTGTTTCGATTCGCCGATCAGGGCGACCGAATCGAAGCGGCGCTGATTCGCGACGTGCAGCCGCATCACGAGCCACATCGTCAGGCAGACGAACGTGCCGAACAGCACGATCACGACGCCGACCGACACGTCGAGCCACACGAGCGCCGCATACAGGCAGAGCATCACGAGCACGGACAGGTTCTCGTTGAAGTTCTGCACCGCGATCGAATGTCCGGCCGACAGCAGCACGTGGCCGCGATGCTGGAGGAGCGCGTTCATCGGCACGACGAAGAAGCCCGACAGCGCGCCGACGAACATCAGGAACACGTACGCGACGAGCAGGTAGACGGGCACGTGCATGCGCCCGATGTGCAGCGCCCAGTGCGCGGGGAACAGCTCGCGCGTGTAGAACGCCATCAGCATCACCGCGATGCCCATGATGATGCCCACCGGCAGCACGGTCAGCGACTTGCGCAGCGGGATCTGGCTCGCCGCGATCATCGCGCCCGCCGCGACGCCGAGCGCGACCACCGCCTGCAGGATCGCGCCTTCGGACAGCGACATGCCGAGCGACACTTCCGCCCACTTGAGGACGATGAACTGCAGCGTCGCGCCCGCGCCCCAGAAGAGCGTCGTGACGGCGAGCGAGATCTGGCCGAGCTTGTCGCGCCAGAGCGTGACGAAGCAGTCGGCGAAATCGGTGACGAGCTTGAGCGGGCCGTGCTGCTGCTTCGGATAGCGCGCGCCCGTGTCGGGGATGCGCAGATTGAAGAGCGCGGCCGTGGCGTAGATCGCCATGATGACGAGCATCGCCGCTTCGGCGGGCGTGTTGATCGAAGGCGGCGTGTGCGCGATCACGTGCGACGCGATCTTCGGGCTGATGAGCGCGCCGCCCAGCACCGTGCCGAGGATGATCGAGCCGACCGTCGTGCCTTCGATCCAGCCGTTCGCGGC
Proteins encoded in this region:
- the thiD gene encoding bifunctional hydroxymethylpyrimidine kinase/phosphomethylpyrimidine kinase, whose product is MTRPIPNALTIAGSDSGGGAGIQADLKTFSALGAYGASVITALTAQNTRGVTGVHAPDAGFVAAQLDAVFDDIRIDAVKIGMLANASIVRTVAAALARYAPRHVVLDTVMISKSSHALLAPDAVDALRNALLPLADLVTPNLPEAAELLGVAIATTEDEMVRQGEALIARGAKAVLMKGGHLGAEHESPDWLIHTGGAQRFPGTRLPVANTHGTGCTLSSAIAALLPQRPTLADAIADAKIYLTGAIGASGRLDVGHGVGPVHHFYRWW
- the lplT gene encoding lysophospholipid transporter LplT; this translates as MKKGFYSIMAAQFFSSLADSALLIAAIALLKDLHAPNWMIPLLKLFFVLSYVVLAAFVGAFADSRPKGHVMFITNSIKVVGCLIMLVGAHPLIAYGIVGFGAAAYSPAKYGILTELLPPERLVAANGWIEGTTVGSIILGTVLGGALISPKIASHVIAHTPPSINTPAEAAMLVIMAIYATAALFNLRIPDTGARYPKQQHGPLKLVTDFADCFVTLWRDKLGQISLAVTTLFWGAGATLQFIVLKWAEVSLGMSLSEGAILQAVVALGVAAGAMIAASQIPLRKSLTVLPVGIIMGIAVMLMAFYTRELFPAHWALHIGRMHVPVYLLVAYVFLMFVGALSGFFVVPMNALLQHRGHVLLSAGHSIAVQNFNENLSVLVMLCLYAALVWLDVSVGVVIVLFGTFVCLTMWLVMRLHVANQRRFDSVALIGESKH